One Cryptomeria japonica chromosome 9, Sugi_1.0, whole genome shotgun sequence genomic window carries:
- the LOC131040496 gene encoding phospholipase A1-Igamma2, chloroplastic-like, producing the protein MSISRLPFRHWKEVESYLSGCNTISPNEKTNGGVQDKTKQLKVCDIWRDIQGANHWDGMLDPINPLLKEEIFRYGDLAQQCYDSFDNTRSSAYYGNCKRSKSSITQRLKLRNCGRGYQVTKYIYANTSLLESGFGEESSEGVAWIGYIAVCNDPDEIKRLGRRDIVVAWRGTQTPYEWMQNLRDVLVPVLTSKATPCSNIQTISNPEARVEKGFLSCYASSDEDTVRCRLSARDTVVGEITRIVKEYKEQEEDLSITFTGHSLGAALATLSAYDIKQIMVNKYGVSSIPVTVFSFASPRVRNLSFAQHTEEIGVKVLRVVNNKDLVPKIPGMFFNEKLGWLTRLLHWLPWAYVHVGVEISLDSSSSPFLKQTYNPANFHNLEVYLHALDGFQGHNKLPFKPSGRDLALVNKYSDLLIQRLQIPSNWWKRRNKEVVKRIDGVLVYSPSTPTPVPLPHKPL; encoded by the coding sequence ATGTCAATATCTCGATTACCTTTTCGCCATTGGAAGGAGGTCGAATCCTATTTATCGGGATGTAATACCATATCCCCAAACGAGAAAACTAATGGAGGTGTACAAGACAAAACAAAACAATTAAAAGTTTGTGATATATGGCGGGATATCCAGGGTGCCAATCATTGGGATGGCATGCTCGATCCCATTAACCCACTTCTCAAAGAAGAGATATTCAGATATGGTGATCTTGCACAGCAATGCTACGATTCATTTGACAATACTCGCTCTTCCGCATACTATGGGAATTGTAAGCGCAGCAAAAGTTCGATCACCCAGAGACTGAAATTGAGAAATTGTGGGCGTGGGTATCAAGTTACCAAATATATATACGCCAATACGAGTCTTTTGGAGTCCGGTTTTGGCGAGGAGTCAAGTGAAGGCGTTGCCTGGATAGGTTATATTGCCGTTTGCAATGACCCAGATGAGATAAAGAGATTGGGAAGACGCGACATAGTTGTTGCATGGAGAGGCACGCAAACTCCGTACGAGTGGATGCAAAATCTCAGAGACGTGTTGGTTCCTGTATTGACATCAAAGGCTACACCATGCTCCAACATACAAACCATTTCAAATCCAGAGGCTAGGGTAGAGAAGGGTTTTCTCAGTTGTTATGCCTCCTCCGACGAGGACACTGTCAGATGTAGGCTTAGTGCAAGGGACACTGTTGTGGGTGAGATTACCAGAATAGTGAAGGAATACAAAGAGCAAGAAGAAGATTTGAGCATAACATTTACTGGGCATAGCTTGGGTGCTGCATTGGCAACGCTGAGCGCATACGATATAAAACAAATCATGGTGAATAAATATGGTGTGAGTTCAATTCCCGTTACAGTGTTTTCCTTCGCGTCTCCGCGCGTACGGAACTTGTCATTTGCCCAACATACGGAAGAGATTGGCGTCAAAGTGTTGCGTGTGGTAAACAACAAGGATTTGGTTCCAAAAATTCCTGGGATGTTTTTCAACGAAAAATTGGGATGGCTGACTAGGCTTCTACATTGGCTTCCGTGGGCATATGTTCATGTGGGGGTAGAGATTAGTTTAGACAGCAGCAGCTCGCCTTTCCTGAAGCAGACGTATAATCCTGCAAATTTCCACAACTTAGAGGTTTATCTGCACGCACTTGATGGCTTTCAAGGACATAACAAATTGCCCTTTAAGCCCTCAGGGAGAGATCTAGCTCTAGTTAACAAATACTCGGACTTATTGATTCAAAGGCTGCAAATCCCTTCCAACTGGTGGAAAAGGAGAAATAAAGAAGTGGTGAAACGCATAGATGGCGTGTTGGTCTActctccttcaactccaactcctGTTCCTCTTCCGCATAAGCCCCTTTAA